One Elephas maximus indicus isolate mEleMax1 chromosome X, mEleMax1 primary haplotype, whole genome shotgun sequence DNA segment encodes these proteins:
- the LOC126069508 gene encoding heat shock transcription factor, X-linked member 3-like, translated as MAAQGCRKRYKVNLAPSVGDKPEGGVPSNPVPEPKLASGEILDEHGGRDTSEDAGSPDKLEPEGPTPGAAVRVEESDALQLAFPRKLWMIVENDAFKSVRWSDSGNTVIIEKDLFQREVLRRRGAERIFETDSLKAFNRQLNLHGFIKIRPSKALGKTKVMVYRNCNFKRDQPLLLQNIKRRRQAEGSAQPAKAPTLPAPAAPPPKRKKLAATRHSARIQQKNAIKESKGASPKNPPDVLGPSPTPSVRSSSISSVSSVAEASMEQPPLAQCSVPSWESTSHRDMFEPQVSAGMVGEGEPLTEPGGYSDASSVMTLYNACYSILLAGLSVMAPEEPSDPQGDSPSDYHCSICEQFRDEQAP; from the exons ATGGCGGCTCAGGGTTGTAGAAAGAGATACAAAGTCAACCTGGCCCCATCTGTTGGTGACAAGCCAGAAGGAGGggtcccgtcgaatcctgtccctGAGCCAAAGCTGGCTTCCGGGGAGATTTTGGACGAGCATGGTGGCCGAGACACGAGCGAAGACGCAGGCTCCCCGGACAAGCTGGAACCAGAGGGCCCAACACCAGGCGCAGCTGTCCGGGTAGAAGAGAGTGACGCTCTCCAGCTCGCCTTCCCAAGGAAGCTGTGGATGATCGTGGAGAACGACGCGTTCAAGTCCGTGCGCTGGAGCGACAGCGGGAACACGGTGATCATCGAGAAGGACCTCTTCCAGAGGGAAGTCCTTCGCCGCAGAGgtgcagagagaatttttgaaacgGACAGCTTGAAGGCTTTCAATCGACAGCTTAACCTCCACGGCTTCATCAAAATCCGCCCCAGCAAGGCTCTGGGGAAGACGAAAGTGATG GTCTACCGCAACTGCAACTTTAAGAGGGACCAGCCTCTGCTCCTCCAAAACATCAAGAGACGACGCCAAGCCGAGGGCAGCGCTCAGCCAGCCAAGGCGCCCACCCTGCCTGCCCCCGCGGCCCCGCCTCCCAAGAGGAAGAAGCTGGCAGCGACCAGACACTCGGCTCGAATCCAGCAGAAGAACGCCATTAAGGAAAGCAAGGGGGCGTCCCCGAAGAACCCTCCCGACGTCCTGGGGCCCAGCCCCACCCCGTCCGTCAGGTCCTCTAGTATCTCGTCGGTGAGCAGTGTGGCCGAGGCCTCCATGGAGCAGCCTCCCCTCGCCCAGTGCAGCGTGCCCAGCTGGGAGAGCACCTCTCACCGTGACATGTTCGAGCCCCAGGTCAGCGCCgggatggtgggggagggggagccgcTCACCGAGCCTGGGGGCTACTCTGATGCGTCCTCAGTCATGACCCTGTACAATGCCTGCTACTCCATCCTGCTGGCAGGCCTGTCGGTCATGGCTCCCGAGGAACCCTCCGACCCCCAGGGGGACAGCCCCTCGGACTACCACTGTTCCATCTGCGAACAGTTCAGGGATGAGCAGGCACCGTAG
- the LOC126069507 gene encoding melanoma-associated antigen 10-like encodes MNEHRGDPPPQTGVDLTEATLPVLVLGIRLTGRQETCETLEKTCSHHAPSYLLSLTRAIMPQDQKSEHCKLEQGLQAQRETHGQEGAQVPGSEEEEAMRALSASAANSSSCSPLTLESLIMEEGSTAGAYSSPQSPQGTCTFLSAISAAQATMSAEGPSSQIEEEASSQVEEGAGSPVKEGSSAQVEDGDGSQVEEGACSELEEGDGSQVEEGAGSPVEERASSQVEEGASGQVEEGASGQAEEGAIALRALPDTEPWRRNRLGQKVIHLVKFLLLKNRRKEPTTKAEILSLVIRNYNSHFPVIFRRALEVMQLIFGIDMKPAGPTGHSYVLVPTLGLTYDGMPPGGVPSAPKTSLLILVLGVIFLEGNCAREEKIWEVLGMIGVYAEQEHFIYGEPRRLLTQDWVQERYLVYRQGSSSLPGCSELLWGPRAHAETSKMKVLGFLAKASGTDPSSFPSHYAEALREEEERGRAPVAVRARTRAVGCIHSRATCSTFSCPLGLEGDPPSVLEEGGHQAK; translated from the exons ATGAATGAGCACCGAGGGGACCCTCCACCCCAGACGGGTGTGGACCTCACAGAGGCCACACTGCCCGTACT GGTCTTAGGGATCAGGCTGACAGGAAGACAGGAGACCTGTGAGACCCTAGAGAAGACCT GCTCCCATCACGCACCTTCCTACCTGCTGTCCCTGACAAGAGCTATCATGCCTCAGGATCAGAAGAGTGAGCACTGCAAGCTTGAGCAAGGCCTTCAGGCCCAGCGTGAGACCCACGGCCAGGAGGGAGCGCAGGTTCCTGGTagtgaggaggaggaggccaTGAGGGCCTTGTCTGCCTCCGCTGCTAACTCCTCCTCCTGCTCTCCCCTGACACTAGAGTCCCTGATAATGGAGGAGGGGTCTACTGCTGGGGCATACAGTTCACCTCAGAGTCCTCAGGGAACCTGCACCTTCCTCTCTGCCATCTCAGCCGCACAAGCGACCATGTCAGCTGAGGGCCCAAGCAGCCAAATAGAAGAGGAAGCCAGCAGCCAAGTAGAGGAGGGGGCTGGCAGCCCAGTAAAGGAGGGGTCCAGCGCCCAAGTAGAGGATGGGGACGGCAGCCAAGTAGAGGAGGGGGCTTGCAGCGAATTAGAGGAGGGAGATGGCAGCCAAGTAGAGGAGGGGGCTGGCAGCCCAGTAGAGGAGCGGGCCAGCAGCCAAGTAGAGGAGGGGGCCAGCGGGCAAGTAGAGGAGGGGGCCAGCGGGCAAGCAGAGGAGGGGGCCATTGCTCTGAGGGCCCTGCCGGACACTGAGCCCTGGCGAAGAAACCGGCTGGGCCAGAAGGTGATTCATTTAGTGAAGTTCTTGCTCCTCAAGAATCGAAGGAAGGAGCCCACCACGAAGGCAGAGATCCTGTCTCTGGTCATCAGAAACTACAATAGCCATTTCCCCGTGATCTTCAGGAGGGCCCTGGAGGTCATGCAGCTGATCTTTGGCATCGACATGAAGCCAGCGGGCCCCACTGGCCACTCGTATGTTCTGGTCCCCACACTGGGCCTCACATACGATGGGATGCCACCGGGTGGTGTCCCGAGCGCACCCAAGACCAGCCTCCTGATCTTGGTCCTGGGCGTGATCTTCCTTGAGGGCAACTGTGCCCGTGAGGAGAAGATCTGGGAAGTGCTGGGCATGATCGGTGTGTATGCTGAGCAGGAGCACTTCATCTACGGTGAGCCCCGGAGGCTCCTCACCCAAGACTGGGTGCAGGAGAGGTACCTGGTGTACCGACAGGGGTCCAGCAGCCTTCCTGGCTGCTCGGAATTGCTGTGGGGCCCGAGGGCCCACGCAGAAACCAGCAAGATGAAAGTCCTGGGGTTTCTAGCCAAGGCCAGCGGCACTGACCCCAGTTCCTTCCCATCCCACTATGCAGAGGCTctgagagaagaggaagagagaggccGAGCCCCAGTTGCAGTCAGGGCTCGCACAAGGGCCGTGGGCTGTATCCATTCCAGGGCCACGTGTAGCACCTTCTCTTGCCCCCTGGGGCTTGAGGGCGACCCTCCCTCTGTACTCGAAGAGGGGGGTCACCAGGCCAAGTAG